The Armatimonadota bacterium sequence CACGTAGATGATCACATCCGCGTCCGCCCACTTGGCCAGGGTCTGCTGCATCACGGTCTTGCCGCTCCCAAATGGCCCCGGGATGGCCGCGGTCCCGCCCATGGCCACGGGGAACAGCACATCGATGATCCGCTGTCCGGTCACCAAGGGCTCCCGGGGATCCAGACGGCGCGCGACTGGACGGGCTAGGCGCACGGGCCAGGTGTGCATAAGACGCACTTCCAGACCGTTCTCCAGACGTGCCACCGCATCCATCACCGTGAACTCGCCCTCACGGATCTCCGCCACCCGGGAGGGCTTCGCATCCGGGGGCACCAGAATTCGATGTACCAGTCCGAACTCCTGGACCTCCCCGATCACGTCTCCCGGCCCCACCTCCTCCCCCACGGAGACCCGGGGACGGAAGGACCAGCGGCGGTTCCGGTCGAGGGCGGGAGCCACCGCCCCGCGCCGGATGAAGTCCCCCTGCTGCCGCCGGACCTCCGGGAGAGGCCGTTGGATCCCATCGTAGATGTTGCTCAGGAGCCCCGGCCCCAGCTCCACCGTCAGCGGCAGCCCCGTGCTCTCCACGGGCTCGCCCACATACAGGCCGCTGGTGTCCTCGTACACCTGGATGAAGGCGGTGTCCCCGCTGAGACGGATGATCTCTCCCACCAGCCTCTCCTTCCCAACCCGGACGATGTCGTACATCCGGGTCCCCCGCATACCCCGGGCGATCACCGCGGGTCCCGCGATTCGGATGATCTCTCCCTGGATGGCCACGGCTCTCCCTCCCTACCGCAACTTCACATAGAACCCGATGTGCTCCTTCACCAGGCGCGCGATGTACTCCTCCCCGGACTCCAGTCGCGCCCGGGGAGCCGGAAAGGGCACGAGCACGGGGAGGTCCCTCCCCCGCAGGGCCCGCCGGATCTCCTCCTCCGCTCCCTCGAGCAGGGCCTCGTTCACCGCCACGAGGCCGT is a genomic window containing:
- a CDS encoding V-type ATP synthase subunit F; amino-acid sequence: MRYRVAVITDSETATGFRLAGAEVFEAETPEGVVGGLREVLRGDYGLVAVNEALLEGAEEEIRRALRGRDLPVLVPFPAPRARLESGEEYIARLVKEHIGFYVKLR